The genomic interval GATCCAGATAGCGCAAGAGAACGAGAATACTTGAACAAGGTCACAAAAGAACTCTCCCGCTATTCGCATCCCTTGTTCGAGTGGGAGGCGCGTCAGGTGTCACCCGGCGTTGAGGTGATTGTCACGCTGAAGGTAAAGAGAGTGTACGATGAACCTTATCGACTTCATCTAAAGCCGAGAGAGATTGAGGCACGAGGATTCGAATGGGACTTTCAACGGCAGTTGTATAACTGCCTGCATGACTATTTGGTCGAGATGTTCACTCGCAGTCCCCATATTGCAGAGATATGACGCCCTTCGATTGCTGTCGCGTCAAGCCCGAGGGTGGAACTTCTTATATATTTCTCGAAGCCTCTCGTTGGTTATGTGTGTATAAATCTGCGTCGTACTTATGTCGCTATGTCCCAGCATCATTTGCACTGACCGAAGGTCCGCGCCGTTCTCGAGCAGATGAGTAGCGAAGCTATGTCTGAGCAAGTGGGGTGTGATGTGACCGATTCCAGCCTTTTCACCATACGACACTAATATTCTCCAGAACGCCTGCCTGGTGAGAGGCTGCCCGTTGTCATTAATAAACAGGGCTGGCTTTGCGCTGCCCTTAAGCACTAGGCGCGTGCGGACGGCAAGATACTTTCGCGTCCATTCAACTGCGCTCCTTCCTAGTGGAACCGCTCGCTCCTTGTCCCCCTTCCCGAAGACTGTCAAAAATCCAAGATCGAGGTTGAGGTTTCCGGGCGTCAAACTAACTAACTCGGAAACACGAAGGCCAGTGGCATACAGAACCTCGAGCATCGCCTTGTCTCGCAATCCCAGGTCTGTCGATGTAATTGGAGAGCTGAGCAGCCGGTCAACTTCCTCGGTCGCAAGGAACCGAGGCAGGGATTGCCACGTCTTGGGAGTCTCGAGGTTGGCGCTTGGGTCGAGCGTTAGATGCCCGTCTTGTATCAAGAACTTATAGAAACCTCGAACGGCCACCAACGCCCTGGCTATGGACTTAGGGTTTAGGCGTTGGTTATGGAGCGACCGCACGAACGTCGCGAGATCCTCCGCCTTTAGCGACAAGGGATCTTTGCCGCACGATTTCGCAAAGCGGGAGAGCTTTCCCAGATCATTTCTGTACGCAGTCAGCGTATTGGCGGACAGGCCTCGCTCGACGCGCAGATAACTCAAAAACCTCTCTTCGAATAACGCACTCATGGCTGCCCAAAGATTAGCGGGGTTGACGGCGTAGCGATCAGTTTGCCATATTCTATGCGAACTGCGAAAGAAGTCAGACGCAACGGTTTCTTCTTTGTGAGGCCGTGAAGAACGTTTGATTATCCACTACTCAGGACTGTAAAGGTTAGCCGGTGAAACTAGCAGAGGTTGCGGATAGACTTTCATGTAGGTTGGAAGGGGACGGATCGGTCGATATCCTTGGCGTGGCGACATTAGAGAGCGCGCGCGAAGGAGATCTGAGCTTCCTCACAAACAAGAAATATCAAGGTGAAGCAAAGCGAACCAGGGCCTCCGCTCTTCTAGTCGGCAACGACTGTCCTCCGATGAGTCTTGCTCTCTTACGGCATGAGAATCCTTATTTGGCATTTGCAAAGGCAGTGGAGATTTTTTTTTCCACGACCGTTATGCCTCCATCGATTCACCCGACGGCGTGGATTGCCGACACGGCGGTTATCGGAGAAAACGTATACATTGGCGCCCTTTCGTACATTGGCGAACGCGTAGTTTTGGGGGATGAAGTTCGAATACACGCCAGATGTACAGTACAAGAGGACGCCGAGATCGGCGACGGCACTCTGTTACACTCGGGGTGCGTCGTACGCGAAGGGGTAATCATCGGAAGAAACTGCATCATCCAGGACAACGCAGTCATCGGCTCGGACGGTTTCGGCTACGCAAAGCAATCCAATGGTGAGTGGTACAAGATCATCCAGACGGGGACTGTGATTGTTGAAGACGACGTCGAAATTGGCGCCTGCACCACAATTGATCGCGCCACGCTGAGCGAGACTCGAGTTCATAGAGGAACCAAGATCGATAACCAGGTTCACATAGGACATGGATGCGACA from Acidobacteriota bacterium carries:
- the xerD gene encoding site-specific tyrosine recombinase XerD; its protein translation is MSALFEERFLSYLRVERGLSANTLTAYRNDLGKLSRFAKSCGKDPLSLKAEDLATFVRSLHNQRLNPKSIARALVAVRGFYKFLIQDGHLTLDPSANLETPKTWQSLPRFLATEEVDRLLSSPITSTDLGLRDKAMLEVLYATGLRVSELVSLTPGNLNLDLGFLTVFGKGDKERAVPLGRSAVEWTRKYLAVRTRLVLKGSAKPALFINDNGQPLTRQAFWRILVSYGEKAGIGHITPHLLRHSFATHLLENGADLRSVQMMLGHSDISTTQIYTHITNERLREIYKKFHPRA
- the lpxD gene encoding UDP-3-O-(3-hydroxymyristoyl)glucosamine N-acyltransferase, which codes for MKLAEVADRLSCRLEGDGSVDILGVATLESAREGDLSFLTNKKYQGEAKRTRASALLVGNDCPPMSLALLRHENPYLAFAKAVEIFFSTTVMPPSIHPTAWIADTAVIGENVYIGALSYIGERVVLGDEVRIHARCTVQEDAEIGDGTLLHSGCVVREGVIIGRNCIIQDNAVIGSDGFGYAKQSNGEWYKIIQTGTVIVEDDVEIGACTTIDRATLSETRVHRGTKIDNQVHIGHGCDIGTDNLLCAQVGLAGSTKTGIGVVLTGQVGAAGHLKIGDGAVATPQTGIANSVEAGEIVSGAPQMDHRNWLRSSVAFSKLPDIQKTVRRLEARVSILENALKGTP